From Gemmatimonadota bacterium, a single genomic window includes:
- a CDS encoding UvrB/UvrC motif-containing protein, with amino-acid sequence MTEDIGPLLKHWPYDPKNSIRKIFSSKGVEKIQVRIDQGPFQGILQMELDGRPDGRKPHNSAFALDHFTDRLHHFIEEHGTSDGFSLKKSHCSELFDESRLLYERYVFLLQIRDYDRVIRDTQRNMELFRFVNQYAATEKDRLNLEKWWPYVLRIHAIARVMIASQENDFTKGIQIIRDVLDKIENLQEVDAEEFGIEKKRSVESLNELLNELEQQRPLTESERLQKELLEAIDNEEFERAAELRDRINTIGEKDG; translated from the coding sequence ATGACCGAAGATATTGGCCCTTTGCTGAAGCACTGGCCCTATGACCCCAAAAATAGCATTCGCAAAATTTTCTCGTCCAAAGGCGTTGAAAAGATTCAGGTACGCATAGATCAGGGTCCATTTCAAGGTATTCTGCAGATGGAACTCGACGGGCGTCCCGATGGACGCAAACCACACAATAGTGCGTTTGCTCTGGATCATTTTACTGATCGGCTTCATCATTTTATTGAAGAACACGGTACATCTGATGGTTTTTCACTGAAAAAGTCGCACTGCAGTGAACTGTTTGATGAAAGCCGCCTGCTCTACGAGCGATATGTTTTTTTGCTCCAAATACGAGACTATGATCGCGTTATTCGCGATACACAGCGCAATATGGAACTGTTCCGTTTTGTCAATCAATACGCTGCCACGGAGAAAGATCGTCTCAATCTCGAAAAATGGTGGCCTTATGTTTTGCGAATCCACGCGATTGCGCGCGTGATGATTGCATCACAAGAGAACGATTTTACGAAGGGTATCCAAATTATTCGCGATGTGCTCGACAAGATCGAGAATCTGCAAGAAGTAGATGCAGAAGAATTTGGTATTGAAAAAAAGCGCTCTGTCGAGTCTCTGAACGAATTGCTCAACGAGCTCGAGCAACAGCGTCCTCTCACGGAATCTGAACGCCTGCAAAAAGAATTGCTCGAGGCGATTGACAACGAGGAGTTTGAACGCGCTGCCGAGCTTCGAGACCGCATTAATACAATAGGTGAGAAGGATGGATGA
- a CDS encoding NCS2 family permease — MGTEKITGTIAEFFKFNAQNTDWRTEITGGVTTFVTMAYIVAVNPGILSDALGGELFPELLFATCASAAIATILMGLLANYPFALAPGMGLNAFFTYTIVLGMGVHWKLALGVVLASGLLFLLLTVLRVREAIITAVPQPLKLAAAAGIGLFIAFIGLKNAGFIVDNPATLVSLGNVYSGSVGLALVGLLGTAIMLTRGIRGAILLGVIGVTLLSMILGLTPWPTGVISLPVWPTHLFGEAVYHLPLAFHTAVIELVFAFLFVDLFDTMGTLVGLSERVGFLDKRGRLPRANKALLSDSIGTVCGSVLGTSTVTTYIESAAGISSGARTGFASLVTGGLFVCALFLTPLVQAIPSFATAPALIVVGVMMMAPAARIVWDDMSDAVPAFLTLIAIPLTFSIADGLAFGFIAYPIIKRLSKKGSEVHPIIDVLAIIFILKYVFMA; from the coding sequence ATGGGAACAGAAAAAATTACAGGAACAATTGCTGAATTCTTTAAGTTTAACGCCCAAAACACAGATTGGCGTACAGAAATAACAGGAGGGGTGACGACATTTGTGACAATGGCTTATATCGTAGCCGTAAATCCGGGTATCTTGTCCGACGCATTGGGCGGGGAATTATTTCCCGAACTATTATTTGCAACCTGTGCTTCTGCAGCAATAGCAACAATACTGATGGGACTTCTGGCAAATTATCCCTTTGCCCTGGCACCCGGCATGGGCCTCAACGCATTTTTTACCTACACAATTGTACTGGGCATGGGCGTACATTGGAAATTGGCCCTGGGCGTGGTCCTCGCCTCTGGACTCTTGTTTTTATTATTAACTGTACTGCGGGTGCGCGAGGCGATTATCACAGCAGTGCCCCAACCCCTCAAACTCGCAGCAGCAGCGGGTATTGGACTATTTATAGCGTTTATCGGATTAAAAAATGCGGGTTTTATTGTCGATAATCCGGCCACATTGGTCAGCCTTGGCAATGTTTACTCAGGATCTGTTGGACTGGCACTGGTGGGACTTTTGGGCACGGCCATCATGCTAACGCGCGGCATCCGCGGTGCGATTTTACTCGGTGTGATCGGCGTCACCTTATTATCCATGATCCTCGGGCTTACGCCGTGGCCAACAGGCGTCATAAGCCTCCCAGTCTGGCCCACCCATCTCTTTGGAGAAGCCGTCTATCATCTGCCCCTCGCATTTCACACGGCAGTCATCGAACTCGTCTTTGCATTTCTCTTTGTCGATCTGTTTGACACCATGGGCACACTGGTGGGATTATCAGAACGCGTGGGATTCCTGGACAAGCGAGGGCGATTGCCGCGCGCCAACAAAGCACTGCTATCAGACTCTATTGGAACCGTATGCGGCAGTGTATTGGGCACGTCAACCGTGACGACCTATATCGAAAGTGCCGCAGGCATATCATCGGGTGCGCGCACGGGCTTTGCCAGCCTGGTGACTGGCGGATTATTCGTCTGCGCCCTATTCCTGACCCCTCTGGTCCAGGCCATTCCATCCTTTGCCACAGCACCCGCGCTCATAGTCGTAGGCGTCATGATGATGGCTCCGGCTGCGCGCATTGTCTGGGATGATATGTCGGATGCCGTACCTGCTTTTCTGACATTGATTGCAATACCCCTGACATTCAGCATTGCCGATGGGCTGGCGTTCGGA
- the ilvB gene encoding biosynthetic-type acetolactate synthase large subunit — protein sequence MASKPQTPASGSTSGEMRGADILVECLIREGVEVLFGYPGGASMEMHQSLTRSNIQVVLCRHEQGEIFAAEGYAKASGKVGVCMATSGPGATNLVTGLADAKMDSVPLVAITGQVPTAVIGRDAFQETPIIEVTRQITKHNYLVDRIEDIPRVVKEAFYIASSGRPGPVLIDIPKNVQQSACVPDFPETISIRSYTPNHLHADRAQMQEVAQAILESKRPLIYAGGGIVTADASEELREFARKTRIPVAQTLMGLGVFPQTDPQSLQMLGMHGSVYANYAINHADLLLAFGVRFDDRVTGKLEEFCKHGRIVHIDIDPSEINKNKVAHLPIVSDIRYALQELNSIVVPGDYQAWCDEIETWRKRHPFTYKDVEDVILPQYAIEMLYKMTQGKAIISTGVGQHQMWAAQFYPFDEPRRWLTSGGLGAMGFGLPAALGAQLAFPDSLVIDIDGDGSFAMNVQELATLYAEKIPVKTMILNNQHLGMVVQWEDRFYKSNRGHTFIGDPEAAQAHEDMNIPPGHAIFPDYVAIAKGFRVPAERAIRKEDLVPAIDRMISSNGPYLLDVVVPYQEHVLPMIPSGMTFADIITE from the coding sequence ATGGCAAGCAAACCCCAGACTCCGGCATCTGGCTCCACCTCTGGCGAAATGAGGGGTGCCGATATTCTGGTTGAATGTCTCATCCGCGAGGGGGTTGAAGTGCTCTTTGGCTATCCCGGAGGGGCCAGTATGGAGATGCACCAGTCCCTCACGCGTTCCAATATCCAGGTTGTGTTGTGCCGGCACGAACAGGGCGAAATTTTTGCGGCTGAGGGATATGCCAAAGCTTCGGGCAAGGTCGGGGTGTGTATGGCAACTTCTGGACCGGGTGCTACCAATCTGGTGACGGGGCTGGCCGATGCCAAAATGGATTCTGTGCCGCTTGTTGCCATCACGGGTCAGGTTCCCACTGCTGTTATTGGCCGCGATGCATTTCAGGAAACCCCGATTATTGAGGTTACACGGCAGATTACGAAGCACAATTATCTCGTGGATCGCATTGAAGATATTCCCCGCGTTGTCAAAGAGGCGTTTTACATTGCTTCTTCCGGGAGACCCGGTCCTGTGTTGATCGATATTCCCAAAAATGTGCAGCAAAGTGCTTGTGTGCCCGATTTTCCAGAGACGATTTCTATTCGCAGCTATACTCCCAACCATTTGCATGCTGACCGCGCGCAAATGCAAGAGGTTGCTCAGGCGATTTTAGAATCCAAACGCCCGCTTATTTATGCCGGTGGGGGTATTGTGACTGCGGATGCGTCTGAAGAGCTTCGCGAGTTTGCCCGAAAGACACGTATTCCCGTGGCTCAGACGCTGATGGGGCTGGGGGTTTTTCCGCAGACGGATCCCCAGTCTTTGCAAATGCTGGGTATGCACGGGTCGGTTTATGCCAATTACGCCATCAATCACGCCGATTTGTTGCTGGCATTTGGGGTGCGTTTTGACGATCGGGTGACGGGTAAGCTCGAAGAGTTTTGCAAACACGGTCGCATTGTGCATATCGATATTGATCCCTCTGAGATCAATAAAAACAAGGTCGCCCATTTGCCGATTGTGAGCGATATTAGATATGCCCTGCAAGAGCTAAACAGTATTGTTGTGCCAGGCGATTATCAGGCCTGGTGTGACGAGATTGAAACGTGGCGCAAAAGACATCCTTTTACATACAAAGATGTCGAAGATGTCATTTTGCCCCAGTATGCGATTGAGATGCTTTATAAGATGACGCAGGGTAAGGCCATTATATCTACAGGGGTGGGGCAACACCAGATGTGGGCGGCGCAATTTTATCCTTTTGATGAGCCGCGCCGTTGGCTCACGTCGGGCGGCCTGGGGGCGATGGGTTTTGGTTTGCCCGCTGCGCTGGGGGCGCAATTGGCTTTTCCCGATTCGCTGGTTATCGATATTGATGGCGATGGCAGTTTTGCGATGAATGTGCAGGAGTTGGCGACGCTTTATGCGGAGAAAATTCCCGTTAAGACTATGATTCTCAACAATCAGCATCTGGGTATGGTGGTGCAATGGGAGGATCGTTTTTACAAGAGCAATCGCGGGCATACGTTTATTGGTGATCCAGAAGCGGCGCAGGCGCATGAGGATATGAATATTCCGCCGGGTCACGCAATTTTTCCCGATTATGTAGCGATAGCAAAGGGGTTTCGCGTGCCTGCCGAACGGGCGATACGCAAGGAGGATCTCGTGCCGGCTATTGATCGCATGATTTCTTCCAATGGTCCCTATTTGCTCGATGTGGTTGTGCCGTATCAAGAGCATGTGTTGCCCATGATTCCCTCGGGTATGACATTTGCCGATATTATTACGGAGTAA
- a CDS encoding sigma-70 family RNA polymerase sigma factor — protein MADFDERDLIRQCQKGDVQAFRYLVERYEDRIYGLSCSILGDPEAARDAAQEAFVRVYKALGKFEGRSSFYTYLYRVATNVCLTFAQREQRRPDRVSIEGMQEASDMALDRFLGTDEPQNDIERIGLREEIQKVLDYLSPEHRAVVVMKDIEDLSQEEIADVLDVSVGTVKSRLSRARARLRDLLMPLYREWQGEEI, from the coding sequence ATGGCTGATTTTGATGAACGAGATCTGATTCGTCAATGCCAAAAGGGCGATGTGCAGGCTTTTCGCTATCTGGTTGAACGTTATGAAGACCGAATTTACGGTCTGTCGTGTTCGATTCTCGGTGATCCAGAAGCAGCGAGAGACGCGGCGCAAGAGGCGTTTGTTAGAGTGTATAAAGCACTGGGAAAGTTTGAGGGGCGGTCGAGTTTTTATACGTATTTGTATCGCGTTGCCACCAATGTTTGTCTCACGTTTGCCCAGCGCGAGCAACGGCGGCCCGACCGGGTTTCTATTGAGGGGATGCAAGAGGCGAGCGATATGGCACTGGATCGGTTTTTGGGTACGGATGAACCGCAAAATGATATTGAGCGCATTGGTTTGCGCGAGGAGATTCAGAAGGTGCTCGATTACCTGTCGCCCGAGCATCGCGCGGTGGTGGTTATGAAAGATATAGAGGATCTTTCTCAAGAGGAAATCGCCGATGTTTTAGATGTTTCTGTCGGCACTGTTAAGTCGAGGCTTTCGCGGGCACGGGCGCGTTTACGCGATTTGCTTATGCCGCTGTACCGCGAATGGCAAGGGGAGGAGATATGA
- a CDS encoding DUF3047 domain-containing protein produces MIRNIFLKIGFFIFVIFPCVVQAQDRIAVDMGGDWLRRDWDDCGENVTGQHRDGVFAIRSDHAAALFWQVPTKNGTALAVDRSQDWIKRCDRPPRSFGKDVREQAQGQYDLISATEYPYISWRWRVSNTIDDSDTADRKGKIQKSGDDFAAKIGISVLNNRGKLREVAYLWTRTIPEETSLTQVTSVLGFFKFKWYRIVAESGDQNVNQWVGESRNFYRDFKRFYPDEEPAEVVRVYLMSDSDNTGSKVTGAFADLVFHRKPPEG; encoded by the coding sequence ATGATTCGCAATATTTTTTTAAAGATAGGCTTTTTTATTTTTGTCATTTTTCCGTGTGTTGTGCAAGCACAGGATCGCATTGCCGTAGATATGGGAGGCGATTGGCTGAGACGCGATTGGGACGATTGCGGCGAGAATGTTACGGGGCAACATCGAGATGGGGTGTTTGCGATTCGCAGCGATCATGCGGCGGCGCTTTTCTGGCAGGTGCCGACAAAGAATGGCACGGCGTTGGCTGTTGATCGTAGTCAGGATTGGATCAAGCGCTGTGACCGACCACCCAGGAGCTTTGGGAAGGATGTCCGCGAACAGGCGCAGGGGCAGTACGATCTCATATCTGCAACTGAGTATCCCTATATCTCATGGCGCTGGCGGGTCAGCAATACAATTGATGATAGCGATACGGCGGACCGCAAAGGCAAAATTCAGAAATCGGGTGATGATTTTGCAGCTAAGATCGGTATTTCTGTTCTCAATAATAGGGGGAAGCTGCGGGAGGTTGCCTATCTCTGGACGCGGACCATACCCGAAGAGACTTCGCTGACACAGGTGACGTCTGTTTTGGGATTTTTCAAGTTTAAGTGGTACCGCATTGTTGCCGAGAGCGGGGATCAAAATGTGAATCAATGGGTTGGGGAGTCGCGCAATTTTTACAGGGATTTCAAGCGCTTTTATCCCGATGAAGAGCCCGCAGAAGTTGTGCGCGTGTATCTTATGTCTGACTCAGATAATACGGGTAGTAAGGTGACGGGCGCGTTTGCAGATCTCGTTTTTCATCGCAAGCCTCCTGAAGGTTAA
- a CDS encoding VOC family protein, whose product MESDFDYQMPSYTTLMVHDLNISTRWYCDTLGFSLISQMPGAHGDPIMSHLRWAPHADLILMEEGPNVLISSTRGAGVTLNFTVLRESVDAIADRVRRDGNVQVSGPHDRPWNAREVIVIDPNGYRLNFTEPLRVSVDGDDLMNDVIKGITLN is encoded by the coding sequence GTGGAATCCGATTTCGACTACCAGATGCCGTCCTATACAACTCTGATGGTTCACGATCTCAATATATCTACGCGGTGGTATTGCGATACGCTCGGTTTTTCTCTGATTTCGCAGATGCCGGGTGCCCATGGAGATCCGATTATGTCGCATTTGCGCTGGGCACCCCATGCGGATTTGATTCTGATGGAGGAGGGGCCAAATGTTTTGATTTCAAGCACCCGGGGTGCGGGGGTTACACTCAATTTTACGGTGTTGCGCGAGTCGGTTGACGCGATTGCCGATCGGGTGCGACGCGATGGCAATGTCCAGGTTTCCGGTCCACACGATCGCCCGTGGAATGCGCGAGAGGTTATTGTGATAGATCCCAATGGGTATCGGCTGAATTTCACGGAGCCGTTGCGCGTATCTGTTGATGGCGATGATTTGATGAATGATGTGATAAAAGGAATCACTTTGAACTGA
- a CDS encoding periplasmic heavy metal sensor — MKRKIIYAVIGVFAIGVIGSVNADAQRGKRRGMRGGMAALELTDEQKEKMSDLRSAHQKAMVDLRAAHQKARIDLGEVRKQDNPSASDIQAKVDAVTAAQGKIMAREIQHNIDVKNLLTAEQKEKLGERRRGGRMGFRGRGGPGFRDGDGPRFRGRGGPGFRGRGPGFRDDDGPRFRGRGGPGFRGRRGGDRDQMKKESEAEEKSEHHSEESSEM, encoded by the coding sequence ATGAAACGCAAAATTATCTACGCAGTTATCGGTGTTTTTGCGATTGGTGTTATTGGAAGTGTCAACGCAGACGCTCAAAGAGGCAAACGCCGCGGTATGCGCGGTGGTATGGCGGCGCTGGAGTTGACGGATGAGCAGAAGGAAAAGATGTCTGATCTGCGTTCTGCCCATCAAAAGGCGATGGTCGATTTGCGCGCGGCACACCAGAAGGCGCGAATCGATTTGGGTGAGGTTCGGAAGCAGGACAATCCATCGGCTTCGGATATTCAGGCTAAGGTCGATGCGGTGACGGCGGCGCAGGGGAAGATTATGGCGCGCGAAATTCAGCATAATATTGATGTTAAAAATTTGCTGACCGCCGAACAAAAGGAGAAGCTCGGTGAGAGGCGACGAGGAGGGCGCATGGGTTTTCGCGGTCGCGGGGGTCCCGGGTTCAGAGATGGCGATGGTCCCCGTTTTAGAGGTCGCGGGGGACCTGGGTTTAGAGGCCGTGGTCCGGGTTTCAGAGATGATGATGGTCCCCGGTTCAGAGGTCGTGGTGGTCCGGGTTTCAGAGGTCGCCGAGGTGGAGACCGCGATCAGATGAAAAAGGAATCTGAGGCGGAGGAGAAGTCCGAGCATCACAGTGAAGAGTCATCAGAGATGTAG